Within the Bacillus sp. FSL K6-3431 genome, the region CATAAACTTCCGTTAGTTGAAGAAACCAACTCAAATTTTTTTTCTTAAAGAGACTCCCAATAATGTTTGTTATTTAGGTTTTTAACACACCATTGATAATGCCCATCTTTGCAATTGTGAGAATAAAAATTGGCGGAAATAAAGCTATATATTAGAACATAGAAATATAATCTTTTTCTAACATCTTCGCCTAATGTAGAAATAATTATGTTTAAATATCTCTCATATATATTTGCATTTAACTCATTATACATATCAAAACATACCCATCCTATTGCAATATCATATAAGTTATCACCGTACATTGTCATCAATCCCAAATCAATTAAACCTGTAACCATACGACTCTTATTAACCATTAAATTCCCAGGATAAAAATCTCCGTGAATTAAAGAGTATTCACCTTCATAACCCATTGACAAATTTTCTACTAATTGATTAACTTTTGCATCGTAATTCACGACATCATTTTTGAAATATGGCTCCAGTTCCTTTTTTTTCCTAAAAATTATTTCTTTCAATAAATCAAACCAACTATTTATTTTTAGTAAAGAAACCTGATTATCATTGAATAGAGTAAAACCTTCAAGATTATATTTTATTTTTACAGATTTCAATTCGATATTTGCATTAAGATATGTTTCCATCATTTTATTTTGTTCGTTATAAGTCATCTCTGAGAATACACTTTGTAAATCACTACCCTCAATTCGTTTTTCAATAGTAACTAAAATATCGTTTTCCACAAATGTATCGTAAATATAAGGAAGCTCATAGCTCAAAGAATTTGAATTAAGATTAGAATAGAAAATCTTTAGGATATTTTGCTTATTTGTATCGGACATATCATTATACAATTTCAATACTTTATTATTGTCATAAGCATAAACCTCAGCTTCCATTCCAGAACCTAAAAAATCTGATTTAGTAACATTATATTTATCCAATATCATTGATTTAGCATTGATTTT harbors:
- a CDS encoding aminoglycoside phosphotransferase family protein — encoded protein: MTKINAKSMILDKYNVTKSDFLGSGMEAEVYAYDNNKVLKLYNDMSDTNKQNILKIFYSNLNSNSLSYELPYIYDTFVENDILVTIEKRIEGSDLQSVFSEMTYNEQNKMMETYLNANIELKSVKIKYNLEGFTLFNDNQVSLLKINSWFDLLKEIIFRKKKELEPYFKNDVVNYDAKVNQLVENLSMGYEGEYSLIHGDFYPGNLMVNKSRMVTGLIDLGLMTMYGDNLYDIAIGWVCFDMYNELNANIYERYLNIIISTLGEDVRKRLYFYVLIYSFISANFYSHNCKDGHYQWCVKNLNNKHYWESL